One Dietzia sp. JS16-p6b genomic window carries:
- a CDS encoding tetratricopeptide repeat protein, with translation MDDSSAQQREEAIANYNRAIEHYTNGQLEHAYDEFTHALRLLTTTGEEELAARCEVNLGVVAAELGEFEQARTHYQLARHRFTRLGLEQEVADCEANLGVVARDLGLFDQARAHHQQARQVYSGLGLGQKVADCEANLGVVARDLGLFDQARAHHQQARQVYSRLGLEQKVADCEANLGVVARDLGLFDQARAHHQQARQVYSRLGLGQKVADCEANLGNVASNLGLFDQARSHYQKALQVFTQLGLERQVAGCELNLGSLAWKLGVFDQARAHYEVALQMFSRLELVREVADCEVGLGVVDQNLGLFDQARSHYQQAQQVFTQLGLERQVAGCELNLGSLAWKLGVFDQARAHYEVALQMFSRLELVREVADCEVGLGVVDQNLGLFDQARSHYQQAQQVYARLGMHRKVAECQVNTAGSWTRQARVSEAGDRRVLLERALQLAVPAVVYLDAIRFQFRSAPDRIAWATRIEHATRFLFQLASDVGDQILMTDLVETAINSGVHTATAPDTDTPLQREQSVRALAIAPEFEPAGTDGQDPDTGPSAHLGGISRLVAGAHLPLRPPPRLRMPDSHLALTPWDLDTGHTYPTPRTHTHPLAIT, from the coding sequence ATGGACGACAGTTCCGCCCAACAGCGTGAAGAGGCAATCGCCAACTACAACCGTGCAATCGAGCACTACACAAACGGTCAACTCGAACACGCATACGACGAGTTCACCCATGCCCTGAGACTGCTTACCACCACGGGCGAAGAAGAACTCGCCGCCCGATGCGAAGTCAACCTCGGGGTCGTCGCCGCCGAACTGGGGGAGTTCGAGCAGGCACGCACTCACTACCAACTCGCCCGCCACAGATTCACCCGCCTAGGCCTAGAACAGGAAGTCGCCGACTGCGAGGCAAACCTCGGGGTCGTGGCCAGGGATCTCGGACTGTTCGACCAAGCCCGCGCCCACCACCAACAGGCCCGCCAGGTATACAGCGGCCTAGGCCTAGGACAGAAGGTCGCCGACTGCGAAGCAAATCTCGGGGTCGTGGCCAGGGATCTCGGACTGTTCGACCAAGCCCGCGCCCACCACCAACAGGCCCGCCAGGTATACAGCCGCCTAGGCCTAGAACAGAAGGTCGCCGACTGCGAAGCAAATCTCGGGGTCGTGGCCAGGGATCTCGGACTGTTCGACCAAGCCCGCGCCCACCACCAACAGGCCCGCCAGGTATACAGCCGCCTAGGCCTAGGACAGAAGGTCGCCGACTGCGAAGCAAACCTCGGGAATGTCGCTTCAAATCTGGGGTTGTTTGACCAGGCCCGCAGCCACTACCAAAAGGCCCTGCAGGTGTTTACCCAGTTGGGTCTGGAGCGGCAGGTCGCTGGCTGTGAGTTGAACCTCGGGTCTCTGGCATGGAAGCTGGGGGTGTTCGACCAAGCGCGAGCACATTACGAAGTGGCTCTGCAGATGTTCAGCCGCTTAGAGCTGGTACGGGAGGTCGCCGACTGCGAGGTGGGCCTCGGTGTCGTGGACCAAAATTTGGGGTTGTTTGACCAGGCCCGCAGCCACTACCAACAGGCCCAGCAGGTGTTTACCCAGTTGGGTCTGGAGCGGCAGGTCGCTGGCTGTGAGTTGAACCTCGGGTCTCTGGCATGGAAGCTGGGGGTGTTCGACCAAGCGCGAGCACATTACGAAGTGGCTCTGCAGATGTTCAGCCGCTTAGAGCTGGTACGGGAGGTCGCCGACTGCGAGGTGGGCCTCGGTGTCGTGGACCAAAATTTGGGGTTGTTTGACCAGGCCCGCAGCCACTACCAACAGGCCCAGCAGGTGTACGCACGCTTGGGTATGCACCGGAAGGTTGCGGAGTGTCAGGTGAACACCGCCGGTTCGTGGACGCGGCAGGCGCGGGTGTCTGAGGCGGGTGATCGGCGGGTGTTGTTGGAGCGGGCGCTGCAGCTGGCGGTTCCTGCTGTGGTGTACCTGGATGCAATTCGGTTTCAGTTTCGTTCGGCCCCGGATCGCATCGCCTGGGCCACACGCATCGAGCACGCTACGAGGTTCCTGTTCCAACTCGCGAGCGACGTCGGTGACCAGATATTGATGACGGACTTGGTGGAGACCGCCATCAACTCCGGTGTCCACACCGCCACCGCCCCGGACACCGACACGCCCCTGCAGCGGGAGCAATCCGTCCGCGCCTTGGCGATAGCGCCCGAGTTCGAACCCGCCGGTACCGACGGTCAGGACCCGGACACGGGCCCCTCGGCGCATCTGGGTGGGATCAGTCGCCTGGTCGCTGGCGCCCACCTGCCACTGCGGCCCCCGCCCCGCCTACGCATGCCCGATTCCCATCTCGCCCTGACCCCATGGGACCTGGACACCGGCCACACCTACCCCACACCCCGAACACACACCCACCCACTGGCCATCACCTAG